Proteins encoded in a region of the Malaciobacter mytili LMG 24559 genome:
- a CDS encoding Ppx/GppA phosphatase family protein has product MQKVTSIDLGSNSFRVLVYDCLNNKILSEYNEVVGMADNLVQTGVISFEAQERVIKAIEKSSSELNYDPSQAICVTTAAMRMAKNSQEVLDYLKKQTGATFKIIDANEEARLTLLAVKYALKREKINSEKFILLDIGGGSTEIIVNNQDSYKTHSFNFGIVTLTQKHIDYKDLEKDLESKKIEIKNFLLSLNLNLDEFTFVATAGTPTTIAAIKLGQDFFHYDKDLVNGTIVKLEDLFECLELFRNSSKEIITKLVGRGRVEFIEVGVYIYKAIYEVLNKKESIVLDDGLREGVAINHCLINKL; this is encoded by the coding sequence ATGCAAAAAGTTACTTCTATAGACTTAGGCTCAAACTCTTTTAGAGTTTTAGTCTATGATTGTTTAAATAATAAAATACTTTCAGAATACAATGAAGTTGTAGGTATGGCTGATAATCTTGTACAAACAGGAGTTATTTCTTTTGAAGCACAAGAAAGGGTAATTAAAGCTATTGAAAAATCAAGTAGTGAACTAAATTATGACCCTTCACAAGCTATTTGTGTTACAACTGCTGCTATGAGAATGGCAAAAAACTCTCAAGAAGTTTTAGATTATCTAAAAAAACAAACTGGTGCTACTTTTAAAATAATTGATGCAAATGAAGAAGCAAGATTAACTCTTTTAGCGGTTAAATATGCCCTAAAAAGAGAAAAAATCAATTCTGAAAAGTTTATTTTATTGGATATTGGTGGTGGCTCAACTGAAATTATTGTAAATAATCAAGACTCATATAAAACACATAGTTTTAATTTTGGAATTGTAACCTTAACTCAAAAACATATAGATTATAAAGATTTAGAAAAAGATTTAGAGAGTAAAAAAATTGAAATAAAAAACTTTTTACTTAGTTTAAATTTAAATTTAGATGAATTTACTTTTGTAGCAACTGCTGGGACTCCCACAACTATTGCAGCAATAAAACTTGGTCAAGATTTCTTTCATTATGATAAAGATTTAGTAAATGGAACAATTGTTAAACTTGAAGATTTATTTGAATGTTTAGAACTTTTTAGAAATTCTTCAAAAGAGATTATTACAAAACTTGTTGGTAGAGGAAGAGTTGAGTTTATCGAAGTTGGAGTATATATTTATAAAGCTATTTATGAAGTTTTAAATAAAAAAGAATCAATTGTTTTAGATGATGGATTAAGAGAAGGAGTAGCTATTAATCATTGTTTAATAAATAAACTATGA
- a CDS encoding CDP-alcohol phosphatidyltransferase family protein: protein MSFLFNKNNHFNLANTVTFFNIASGIMAIYFLTHGEFLGAAMFAWLAGGFDILDGKIARKYNLSTDFGVQLDSYADFLSFVIVPSMFIYFAVIDGKELILFTPLVVFAFIYYIISGLRRLIQFNLNAHVGEVEKYFTGVPTPLGAILLWVVYLIWLTGFIADEFVLISMIIIAYLLNSKIKIPHL from the coding sequence TTGTCTTTTTTATTTAATAAAAATAATCACTTTAATTTAGCAAATACAGTGACATTTTTCAATATTGCTTCAGGTATTATGGCAATTTATTTTTTAACTCATGGTGAGTTTTTAGGTGCTGCAATGTTCGCATGGCTAGCAGGTGGATTTGATATTTTAGATGGAAAAATTGCAAGAAAATATAATTTATCAACTGATTTTGGAGTACAATTAGACTCTTATGCTGATTTTTTATCATTTGTTATTGTTCCTTCAATGTTTATTTATTTTGCAGTAATAGATGGTAAAGAACTTATACTATTTACTCCTTTAGTTGTTTTTGCATTTATTTATTATATTATCTCAGGTCTTAGAAGATTAATACAATTTAATTTAAATGCTCATGTTGGTGAAGTAGAAAAATATTTTACAGGTGTTCCAACTCCTCTTGGTGCAATATTATTATGGGTTGTATATCTTATTTGGCTTACTGGATTTATTGCTGATGAGTTTGTTTTAATCTCTATGATTATTATTGCTTATTTATTAAACTCAAAAATTAAAATTCCTCACTTATAA
- a CDS encoding GGDEF domain-containing protein — translation MKNKFFKSVSFKLAILVTIIILTLISASFLFNSQIDKLKKQIDGIYFGNFVPLITLDLVLKNYQTIIKCKELTNNKCNITAEKTVILKNWKQYANSYKTQKERVIVNDIDKSIISSFKIDKIEAYELILKQINFLKEHEVDIAYKQRREFLKDYSDMKNYLFYNLVAIIIVSFAIIIFIIYQIIKKDNQLTILNKKYKIDSITDSMTKLYNRKYFDTIFDNLPFISNANNWRSAFIIIDIDFFKQYNDTYGHDMGDETLKAVASELKSYFNKEYEYVFRLGGEEFGVVLFDTQKDILIECLEDINKKVVNLAIEHKGSKVLDVVSISIGAVIYEAHSYISANKLYKLADENLYKSKQNGRNQFTL, via the coding sequence ATGAAAAATAAATTTTTTAAATCAGTTTCTTTTAAACTTGCTATTTTAGTAACTATAATTATCTTAACTTTAATTAGTGCAAGTTTTTTATTTAATTCACAAATTGATAAGCTAAAAAAACAAATTGATGGGATATATTTTGGGAATTTTGTACCTTTAATTACTTTAGATTTAGTTTTAAAAAACTATCAAACAATAATTAAATGCAAAGAATTAACAAATAATAAATGTAATATAACTGCTGAAAAAACTGTAATTCTTAAAAATTGGAAACAATATGCCAACTCATATAAAACGCAAAAAGAAAGAGTTATTGTAAATGATATTGATAAATCTATTATTTCTTCTTTTAAAATTGATAAAATAGAGGCATATGAATTGATTTTAAAGCAGATTAATTTTTTAAAAGAACATGAGGTTGATATTGCATATAAACAAAGAAGAGAATTTTTAAAAGATTATTCAGATATGAAAAACTATCTATTTTACAACCTTGTAGCTATAATTATAGTTTCTTTTGCTATAATTATATTTATAATATATCAAATCATAAAAAAAGATAATCAATTAACAATATTAAATAAAAAGTATAAAATAGACTCAATTACTGACTCTATGACAAAACTTTACAATAGAAAATATTTTGATACAATTTTTGATAATTTACCTTTTATTTCAAATGCAAATAACTGGAGAAGTGCCTTTATTATTATAGATATTGATTTTTTTAAACAATATAATGATACTTATGGTCATGATATGGGTGATGAAACTTTAAAAGCTGTTGCAAGTGAATTAAAAAGCTATTTCAATAAAGAGTATGAATATGTTTTTAGACTTGGTGGAGAAGAGTTTGGAGTAGTTTTATTTGATACTCAAAAAGATATTTTAATTGAATGTCTTGAAGATATAAATAAAAAAGTTGTAAATTTAGCTATTGAACATAAGGGAAGTAAAGTATTAGATGTGGTATCTATTTCTATTGGGGCAGTTATTTATGAAGCCCATAGTTATATTTCTGCAAATAAACTTTATAAATTAGCAGATGAAAACTTATATAAATCAAAACAAAATGGTAGAAACCAGTTTACACTTTAA
- a CDS encoding putative metalloprotease CJM1_0395 family protein, whose protein sequence is MLVNDNLTVSSIYQQIAQKKAQLSNIDKEEFEKSTFENKNKVEQLGKNYDENDYQRVIDKFKNLDSQTKAHEQLHASLANTRGAISYNYQMGPDGKLYATGGNVRLDTSLPKDEGAALAKLNELQKASSSPSGLSGADAQIARTANLNKMLILSKQGESYEN, encoded by the coding sequence ATGTTAGTAAATGATAATTTAACAGTTTCATCTATATATCAGCAAATTGCTCAAAAGAAAGCTCAATTATCTAATATAGATAAAGAAGAATTTGAAAAATCAACTTTTGAAAATAAAAATAAAGTTGAACAATTAGGTAAAAATTATGATGAAAATGATTACCAAAGAGTAATAGATAAGTTTAAAAACCTAGATTCTCAAACAAAAGCCCATGAACAATTACATGCCTCTTTAGCAAATACAAGAGGTGCCATTTCATATAACTATCAAATGGGACCTGATGGAAAACTTTATGCAACAGGAGGGAATGTAAGATTAGATACTTCTCTTCCTAAAGATGAAGGTGCTGCACTTGCTAAATTAAATGAATTACAAAAAGCATCTTCTTCACCTAGTGGTTTAAGTGGTGCAGATGCCCAAATAGCAAGAACTGCAAATTTAAATAAAATGCTTATTTTAAGTAAACAAGGAGAAAGTTATGAGAATTGA
- the trxC gene encoding thioredoxin TrxC, with protein MEKINVVCPFCLKVNKIPKKDSYLKANCGECKNSLLETTPIELTKQNFDHVVVNSDITVIVDFWAPWCGPCKMMGPIFTEVATKYALKALFVKVNTQDQQELAMRFNIKSIPTLIVFKNAVEIKRVSGALDPLRLSSLVNENL; from the coding sequence GTGGAAAAAATAAATGTTGTTTGCCCTTTTTGTTTAAAAGTAAATAAAATACCTAAAAAAGACTCTTATTTAAAAGCAAATTGTGGGGAGTGCAAAAATTCATTATTAGAAACAACTCCTATTGAATTAACAAAACAAAATTTTGACCATGTAGTTGTAAATTCTGATATTACAGTAATTGTTGATTTTTGGGCACCTTGGTGTGGTCCTTGTAAAATGATGGGCCCTATTTTTACTGAAGTTGCTACAAAATATGCTTTAAAAGCTTTATTTGTAAAAGTAAATACACAAGACCAACAAGAATTAGCAATGAGATTTAATATTAAATCAATACCAACTCTTATTGTTTTTAAAAACGCAGTTGAAATAAAAAGAGTTAGTGGTGCTTTAGACCCCTTAAGACTCTCTTCTTTAGTAAATGAAAATCTATAG
- a CDS encoding DUF523 domain-containing protein, whose product MKILVSSCLLGENVRYDSKSSIYSIEDLQLFNKIILENKVFSICPEISGGLLTPREPAEIIKNQVLTKTNENVTKEFIKGSIDSLNLCKKENIKVALLKAKSPSCGNNKIYDGTFSGILVDGMGITAKLLIENNIKVFNEKQLKDLYDFIKNYS is encoded by the coding sequence ATGAAAATATTAGTCTCTTCTTGTCTTTTAGGAGAAAATGTAAGATATGATAGTAAGAGTTCTATTTATTCAATAGAAGATTTACAACTTTTTAATAAAATCATTTTAGAAAATAAAGTTTTTTCAATTTGTCCTGAAATAAGTGGTGGACTTTTAACTCCTAGAGAACCTGCTGAAATTATAAAAAATCAAGTTTTAACAAAAACAAATGAAAATGTTACAAAAGAGTTTATAAAAGGTTCTATTGATAGTTTAAATCTTTGTAAAAAAGAGAATATTAAAGTAGCTTTATTAAAAGCAAAATCTCCATCTTGTGGAAATAATAAAATATATGATGGAACTTTTAGTGGTATTTTAGTTGATGGGATGGGAATTACTGCAAAATTATTAATTGAAAATAATATTAAAGTCTTTAATGAAAAACAACTAAAAGATTTGTATGATTTTATAAAAAACTATAGTTAA
- a CDS encoding tRNA 2-thiocytidine biosynthesis TtcA family protein: protein MVELSKKISKLVGKTNAEYGLIKQGDKVLVGFSGGKDSTTLIHSLKHLQKVAPFDFEFKAVTVTYGMGEQLQFLADHCKEHGIEHEIIDTEIFELAGEKIRKNSSFCSFFSRMRRGYLYSTAQEQGYNKLALGHHLDDAMESFFMNFLYNGALRSMPPIYKAENGIEVIRPLIFCRERQLRAFAQTNELNVIGDEACPAMRFDIKMPYAREKTKELLAKMEEENPQMFISMKAAFNNVQTSTFFQKEFLERD from the coding sequence TTGGTAGAATTAAGTAAAAAAATATCTAAACTTGTTGGTAAGACTAATGCTGAATATGGCTTAATTAAACAAGGAGATAAAGTATTAGTAGGATTTAGTGGAGGGAAAGACTCCACAACATTAATTCATTCATTAAAACATCTTCAAAAAGTTGCACCTTTTGACTTTGAATTTAAAGCAGTTACTGTAACTTATGGAATGGGTGAACAACTTCAATTTTTAGCTGATCATTGTAAAGAGCATGGAATTGAACATGAAATTATAGATACAGAAATTTTTGAATTAGCTGGTGAAAAAATTAGAAAAAACTCTTCATTTTGTTCATTTTTCTCAAGAATGAGAAGAGGGTATTTATATAGTACAGCACAAGAGCAAGGATATAATAAATTAGCTTTAGGACATCATTTAGATGATGCAATGGAATCATTTTTTATGAACTTTTTATATAATGGGGCATTAAGATCTATGCCACCAATTTATAAAGCTGAAAATGGAATCGAAGTAATTAGACCTTTAATTTTTTGTAGAGAGAGACAATTAAGAGCTTTTGCTCAAACAAATGAATTAAATGTAATAGGTGATGAAGCATGTCCTGCAATGAGATTTGATATAAAAATGCCATATGCTAGAGAAAAAACAAAAGAACTTTTAGCAAAGATGGAAGAAGAAAATCCACAAATGTTTATTTCAATGAAAGCAGCATTTAATAATGTACAAACTTCTACTTTTTTTCAAAAAGAGTTTTTAGAAAGAGATTAA
- a CDS encoding Na+/H+ antiporter family protein — protein MFNPVVVAVILMIVLSLFRINVVIALIFSAIVGGLVSGLSLLDTINSFSDGLGGGASIALNYAMLGAFAVAISKSGITDLLAKKIISKMKGDASKKEIIWFKAILLTLILLASVSSQNLIPVHIAFIPILIPPLLHVFAEYKIDRRLIACVLTFGLTATYMLLPVGFGGIFLNNILHKNLVENGATIGAEQLPYVMAIPVFGMFLGLLIAIFFSYRKPREYSISKIKEIEPENQEIKMSYIFTAIVAIIAALSLQLYTDSIIIGSLVGFIIFMLGGVIKIDETQDVFTKGVHMMAMIGFIMIAASGFAEVMKATQGIETLVNSITSVIGDNKSLAALFMLIVGLLVTMGIGSSFSTIPIIAVIYVPLAMQFGFSPLAVAVLVGTAAALGDAGSPASDSTLGPTSGLGVDGQHDHIWDSVVPTFIHYNIPLIIFGWIAALYL, from the coding sequence ATGTTTAATCCTGTAGTAGTTGCAGTAATTCTTATGATTGTTCTAAGTTTATTTAGAATAAATGTGGTTATTGCTCTAATTTTTAGTGCTATAGTGGGAGGATTAGTATCTGGATTATCTTTACTTGATACAATTAACTCATTTAGTGATGGTTTAGGTGGTGGAGCAAGTATTGCTCTAAATTATGCTATGCTTGGAGCTTTTGCTGTTGCAATTTCAAAATCTGGTATAACAGATTTATTAGCTAAAAAAATAATATCTAAAATGAAAGGTGATGCTTCAAAAAAAGAGATTATTTGGTTTAAAGCTATTTTATTAACTCTTATTTTATTAGCTTCTGTTTCATCTCAGAACCTAATCCCTGTTCATATCGCTTTTATTCCTATTTTAATCCCTCCTTTATTACATGTGTTTGCAGAATACAAAATTGATAGAAGATTAATCGCTTGTGTATTAACTTTTGGATTAACAGCAACATATATGTTATTACCCGTGGGATTTGGTGGAATATTTTTAAATAATATTTTACATAAAAATCTAGTTGAAAATGGTGCAACAATAGGAGCTGAACAACTTCCATATGTTATGGCTATTCCTGTATTTGGTATGTTTTTAGGATTACTTATAGCTATATTTTTCTCTTATAGAAAACCAAGGGAGTATTCAATTTCAAAAATAAAAGAGATTGAACCGGAAAATCAAGAGATTAAAATGTCATATATTTTTACAGCAATAGTTGCTATAATTGCCGCTTTATCTTTACAATTATATACAGACTCAATTATTATAGGTTCTCTTGTAGGATTTATTATTTTTATGCTAGGTGGAGTTATTAAAATAGATGAAACACAAGATGTTTTTACAAAAGGTGTTCATATGATGGCTATGATTGGATTTATTATGATTGCTGCTTCTGGGTTTGCTGAAGTTATGAAAGCAACACAAGGAATAGAGACTTTAGTAAATTCAATCACATCTGTTATTGGAGATAATAAATCTTTAGCAGCTTTATTTATGCTTATTGTTGGATTACTTGTTACTATGGGAATTGGTTCATCTTTTTCTACAATACCAATTATTGCAGTTATTTATGTACCTTTAGCAATGCAATTTGGCTTCTCACCATTAGCTGTTGCAGTTTTAGTTGGAACAGCAGCAGCCTTAGGAGATGCAGGAAGTCCAGCTTCAGACTCAACACTTGGCCCAACTTCTGGTCTTGGGGTTGATGGACAACATGATCATATTTGGGATAGTGTTGTTCCTACATTTATTCACTATAATATTCCACTAATTATTTTTGGTTGGATTGCAGCTTTATACTTATAA
- a CDS encoding ATP-dependent zinc protease family protein yields MRKSFKIVLISSIFVILSGCTTQATLPQKPPIEEKPIQEKTIIKIVKIPVEVPKEKDAKIIIGEAEYVYIPSSKIKLKARIDTGATTTSIHALDIKEFERDGQKWVKFKLVDENKQEIQRALPIQRVTTIKRHAAKSLKRYVVQLRLNLGESSQLVDVTLANRSDFTYPLLIGRNFLNGIFVVDVSKKYIIKTKEI; encoded by the coding sequence ATGAGAAAATCTTTTAAAATAGTACTTATTTCATCTATATTTGTTATATTATCTGGATGTACTACACAAGCTACTTTACCACAAAAACCACCTATTGAAGAAAAACCTATACAAGAAAAAACTATTATTAAAATAGTTAAAATTCCTGTTGAAGTTCCAAAAGAAAAAGATGCAAAAATTATAATAGGTGAAGCAGAATATGTATATATTCCCTCTTCTAAAATTAAATTAAAAGCTAGAATTGATACAGGAGCAACAACTACTTCTATTCATGCCCTAGATATAAAAGAGTTTGAAAGAGATGGACAAAAATGGGTAAAATTTAAATTAGTAGACGAAAATAAACAAGAAATACAAAGAGCTTTACCTATTCAAAGAGTTACAACAATAAAAAGACATGCAGCTAAAAGCTTAAAAAGATATGTAGTTCAACTAAGACTAAATTTAGGAGAGTCTAGTCAATTAGTAGATGTGACTTTAGCAAATAGAAGTGATTTTACATACCCCCTTTTAATAGGAAGAAACTTTTTAAATGGTATTTTTGTTGTAGATGTTTCAAAAAAATATATAATTAAAACTAAAGAGATTTAA
- a CDS encoding inactive transglutaminase family protein: protein MKSKNQILLFSIILITISLSLMAYKVKYLNFPLFQEETTNIWNIEAKITFDAKKNQSALISMALPSSQDGLIIINEESSSANYGYTNSTINNVKRAIWSKREVEQGEQVLYYSIDLIKDKYYKTKPIEFEQTIETQDASKPIIQAALSLLDNIYNKSANSLSFTSLLIQEFNSKEPSQAALMIKNNYMKTDIQKRDVLIKLINKIGYKVRTIGALYLEDKQRNISLTPMLEVLHKDKWYLFDINKGLLENSSDILIWQRGSQFLLEAEGVKNSNVKFSVTKNIVPARSAALSKDVKNQNTLLDFSLFVLPNETQNTFKLLLLVPLGALVVVLMRIFIGIKTSGTFMPVLLAMAFIETQLLPGILMFIVVVTMGLIVRSYLSHLNLLLVARISSVLIVVVGIMAFVAILSQKLGLEYATSITFFPIIILAWTIERMSIIWEEDGAKEVIQQGSGSLLVSILAYFAMTNNTLSFITFNFPEVLLAVLGLIILVGRYSGYRLSELYRFYTMVK, encoded by the coding sequence ATGAAATCAAAAAATCAAATCTTATTATTTTCTATAATATTAATTACTATTTCATTAAGTTTAATGGCTTATAAAGTCAAATATCTAAATTTTCCTTTATTTCAAGAAGAGACAACAAATATTTGGAATATTGAAGCTAAAATTACTTTTGATGCTAAAAAAAATCAAAGTGCTTTAATTTCTATGGCCCTTCCCTCATCTCAAGATGGCCTTATAATTATAAATGAAGAGTCAAGTTCTGCAAATTATGGTTATACAAATAGCACAATAAACAATGTAAAAAGAGCAATTTGGTCAAAAAGAGAAGTTGAGCAAGGAGAACAAGTTTTATACTACTCTATTGATCTTATTAAAGATAAATATTATAAAACAAAGCCTATAGAGTTTGAACAAACAATTGAAACTCAAGATGCTTCAAAACCCATAATTCAAGCTGCTTTATCATTATTGGATAATATTTATAATAAAAGTGCAAATAGTTTATCATTTACTTCTTTATTAATACAAGAGTTTAATTCAAAAGAGCCTTCTCAAGCTGCTTTAATGATAAAAAACAATTATATGAAAACAGATATACAAAAAAGAGATGTATTAATTAAACTTATTAATAAAATAGGATATAAAGTACGAACTATTGGGGCTTTATATTTAGAAGATAAACAAAGAAATATCTCTTTAACTCCTATGCTTGAAGTTTTACACAAAGATAAATGGTATCTTTTTGATATAAATAAAGGCTTACTTGAAAATAGCTCAGATATTTTAATTTGGCAAAGAGGGTCTCAATTTTTATTAGAAGCTGAGGGAGTAAAAAACTCAAATGTTAAATTCTCTGTTACTAAAAATATAGTACCAGCAAGAAGTGCAGCCTTATCAAAAGATGTAAAAAATCAAAATACTCTACTTGATTTTTCACTATTTGTTTTACCAAATGAGACTCAAAATACTTTTAAATTGCTTCTTTTAGTTCCTCTTGGGGCTTTAGTTGTAGTTCTTATGAGAATTTTTATAGGTATTAAAACTTCAGGAACATTTATGCCTGTTTTATTAGCTATGGCATTTATTGAAACACAGTTATTACCTGGTATTTTAATGTTTATTGTTGTGGTAACAATGGGGCTTATTGTAAGGTCTTATTTATCACACTTAAATCTACTTTTAGTTGCTAGAATCTCTTCTGTATTAATTGTAGTTGTAGGAATTATGGCATTTGTAGCAATTCTTTCTCAAAAATTAGGCTTAGAGTATGCTACAAGTATTACATTTTTTCCTATTATTATTTTAGCTTGGACAATTGAAAGAATGTCAATTATTTGGGAAGAAGATGGGGCAAAAGAAGTAATTCAGCAAGGAAGTGGTTCTTTACTTGTATCAATCCTTGCTTATTTTGCTATGACAAATAACACTTTAAGTTTTATTACATTTAATTTCCCAGAAGTTCTTCTTGCTGTTTTAGGACTTATTATTTTAGTTGGAAGATATAGTGGATATAGGCTAAGTGAACTTTATAGATTTTATACAATGGTAAAATAA
- a CDS encoding alpha-L-glutamate ligase-like protein, whose translation MFANPFKLKKLGILGMNNRNINFIGKYNKRKNFPFVDNKLKTKQLAHEHNIKVPQLLGFIQFQVEIKCFEKYIENENGFVIKPAQGSGGKGILVIVAKKDGKYIKPSGESLSYSDIRRHISNILSGLYSLGGKNDIAVFERLVNFDEAFEGFSFEGVPDVRVIVYRGYPAMAMMRLSTSQSDGKANLHQGAVGVGIDIKTGKALSAVQFNRPIKVHPDTNKDLKLLKVPYWHEILHLCAKCYEMTQMGYLGADIVIDKLRGPLVLELNARPGLAIQIANDLGALNRFKKIDEVAHLHKSIEEKVAFSIETF comes from the coding sequence ATGTTTGCAAATCCTTTTAAATTAAAAAAACTTGGTATTTTAGGTATGAACAATAGAAATATCAACTTTATAGGAAAATATAATAAAAGAAAAAACTTTCCTTTTGTTGATAATAAATTAAAAACAAAACAATTAGCCCATGAACATAATATTAAAGTACCTCAATTACTTGGATTTATTCAATTTCAAGTGGAAATAAAATGCTTTGAAAAATATATTGAAAATGAAAATGGTTTTGTTATAAAACCTGCACAAGGAAGTGGTGGTAAAGGTATTTTAGTAATTGTTGCAAAAAAAGATGGCAAATATATTAAACCAAGTGGGGAGAGCTTAAGTTATTCAGATATTAGAAGACATATTTCAAATATTTTAAGTGGATTATACTCTCTTGGAGGAAAAAACGATATTGCAGTATTTGAAAGATTAGTAAACTTTGATGAGGCTTTTGAAGGCTTTAGCTTTGAGGGAGTTCCAGATGTTAGAGTAATTGTATATAGAGGATACCCAGCAATGGCAATGATGAGATTATCTACTTCTCAAAGTGATGGTAAAGCCAATTTACATCAAGGAGCTGTTGGTGTTGGAATTGATATAAAAACAGGAAAAGCTTTAAGTGCTGTGCAATTTAATAGACCAATAAAAGTTCATCCTGATACAAATAAAGATTTAAAGCTATTAAAAGTTCCTTATTGGCATGAAATTTTACATCTTTGTGCAAAATGTTATGAAATGACTCAAATGGGGTATTTAGGTGCTGATATTGTAATAGATAAACTAAGAGGTCCCTTAGTGCTTGAATTAAATGCAAGACCAGGACTAGCAATACAAATAGCTAATGATTTAGGGGCTTTAAATAGATTTAAAAAGATAGACGAAGTTGCTCATCTTCATAAAAGTATAGAAGAAAAAGTAGCTTTTAGTATAGAAACTTTTTAA